GCAAAGAGGAGGTTGCTGCGCCGGTATCAACCCGAACATTTAAATCTGTGATGGTAAATGCAGGAAGGTCGCATAACTCAACCGCACCCACTACTTTCTTATTTTTCATGTATTCGCCTTCAATCAAGTATATTCCGTTTCACCTGGTAGCAGGTTGTCTTGCAATAACTCAACGTGTTCTGCCACTGTATCGGGTTGTGAGAAATAGGCAATGTGATATACCGCTTCTCCTTCTTGAGTCAGTGGTATGTTTTGTTTACCTACCACCACGCCCTCGGCTGGACTTTCAATACTGGCCAAATACCCCCCAAATGGGTCGGCAATAGTCGCCAGTTTATCTCCTTTGTTCACATGATCGCCAAGTTGGGCTAAATGAGTAACAAAACCGCTTTCTGTCGCTCGTATCCAGCCACTTTGCCGCGCAATAAACCGCTCAATACTATGGCCTTTACTGCGACTCTTGTTAAGCATACCCAAATGACGCATGGTATTAATAATACCGCGAAGTCCTGCGCGAATAGAGAACTCATCGTATCGCAGGGCTTGCCCTGCTTCATAGAGCAAAATTTTAACGCCACTCTCGCTGGCGGTTTCACGTAACGAACCTTCACGTAGCTCAGCGTTTAATAATACGGGAACGCCAAACGCCTTTGCCATCTCTAGTACTTCAGGATCGTCTAAGTCAGCGCGAATTTGCGGTAAATTACTGCGATGGATTGCACCGGTATGCAGGTCTATGCCTACATCGCACTTTTGCACAATTTCCTTTAAGAACAAGTTGGCGAGTCGACCGGCCAACGAGCCTTTTTTACTGCCAGGAAAGCTGCGGTTGAGATCGCGACGGTCAGGCAAATAGCGAGACTGGTTTAACACCCCGTACACGTTCACCATAGGCACCGCGATTAGGGTACCTCTTAACCGTTCAATGGCCCGTGAGCGAATGAGTCTGCCTACAATTTCGATACCATTGAGTTCATCACCATGGATAGCGGCGCTAACAAACATCGTTGGGCCAGGGCGTTTACCACGGGTAACATACACGGGAATGCTCATGTTTGTCGCGGTGTATAACGGGGGCATCTCCAGCTCAATTTTCACTGATTCGCCTGGCGCGATACTCTGCCCACCAATGACTAAATTATCCACTGCCACTTAGCCTTTACCTCGTGTTTTGGTTTTGTGCGGCTCTGCACTTTTTTCAATAAATTCAATGATCATACCGGCCACATCTTTATTAGTGGCTTTTTCAATGCCTTCTAAGCCTGGTGAAGAGTTTACTTCCATCACTACAGGCCCATTATTTGAACGCAAAATATCTACGCCACAGCAATTCAAACCCATCGTTTTAGCAGCGTCTACGGCAGTTTTGCGTTCAGCTGGGCTTAGTCTTACCAAGCTGGCTTGACCGCCTCTATGAAGGTTAGAGCGAAACTCACCCGGTGCCGCTTGTCGTTTCATTGCGGCAACCACTTTACCGCCTACTACGAAGCACCGAATATCAGAGCCACCGGCCTCTTTAATAAACTCTTGCACTAGGATACTGGCATTTAACCCCATGAAGGCTTCAATAATTGATTCAGCCGCTTTATGGGTGTCGGCTAATACCACACCAATACCTTGAGTACCTTCAAGTAGTTTAATGACCACTGGCGCGCCGCCCACAGTTTTTATCACGTCTTCTATCTTATCAGGGTGGTGAGCAAAGCCAGTTCGCGGCATGCCAATGCCTTTACGTGATAACAGTTGTAGAGAACGTAACTTGTCTCTAGAGCGGCTTATCGCCACAGACTCATTAACACTATAGGTGCCCATCATTTCAAATTGGCGTACAACCGAAGTACCGTAAAAGGTAACAGAAGCGCCAATGCGAGGAATAACCGCATCGTAATAAGGAAGTCTTTTACCTTTGTAGCGCACCGATGGACGAGAACTGGTGATGTCCATATAGCAATGCATGGTATCAATAACATCTACTTCATGACCGCGAGCACGACCTGCTTCTACTAAACGAGAGGTTGAATAGAGACGAGAATTCCGAGATAAAATCGCTATGCGCATTGTAAATTGCCTGTTGTTATAAATTTTCAAAAAAGTGCTGCTTAATCTTTAGCACCTTTTTGGGTGCATAGCCAGATTAGTCGGACTGCAGCGAATTGGCGCGCATCATAAAGCACCTTTTATTAATGGTCTTACGAATTATTATTGTGGTGGCGACAGTAATATCTGGATGAACTCAAAAACGTTACGCGGTAGCATGGGGTAACATGAGGATATAATGAGTTTTTTACTATGGTGCAGTGGTGGCAAGAGGTAGTGGTTTGGCTTACGAGCTACCAATCAAACCTTATTTGGAGTGGGTTGGTTTTACTGTTTTATTTGGCGGCTTCACGAAAAATTCTTCCCAAACTTGAAACCAATATTGAGAAAACCAAATTAAAGTCTACCAGCGCAATTAAGGGGTTATTTGCCGCACGAGTTATTGTGGCGACCGTATCGTTAGCCTTGCTGCTTCTAGCGTGGGGAATAGACTTCTCAGGCCTATTGGTATTATCAACCTCTATTATCACGGTAACAGGGGTAGCGTTGTTCGCCAGTTGGTCATTGATAAGCAATATTACCGCTTATTTCATACTGTTGACGAACGTTGCGTATCGCCGAGGAAATTTTATTCGTATCCTCGATGGCGATAATTTTATAGAGGGCTATATTGCCGACTTAGGGCCATTTAGTACTCGGCTGGTTACTTCTGAGCGCGAAACCCTCATGTACCCCAATAACCTAATTTTAACTCGTCCTGTGCTTATAAATCCTAAATCAGCGTGGGGCACCATGGGTAAAGTAACCCCAACAACGGCAGCGACTAAAACGGAAGAACAATCCGATAAACCGACGAAAAAGAGCCGGGTGAAAAGCGCCCCCCAAATTTAGTCGCTATCGGTATAGTGTGACTCGCGAATATGGCGAGTCATGCTTTGTAATAGTGCCCTAAGTTTTGCGGGTTTTAGCGGCTTAGATAAATAGTTAACCCCTTGATCCTTACACTTAACCACTAAATCTTCATCCGGCGTGGCTGTGATAAGCGCAGCGGGTAATATGGCATCAAGCTGGTATCTAATTTTATCTATTAAGGCTAAGCCGTTTTGCGTTTCATCGTGGCTTAATTGATAGTCCATCAATAATATCTGAGGTGATGTTTGCTCAATCAGGGCAAGCGCTTCATCCCAAGACCCCGCCAACATCACCTTAACGCCCCAGCGAGCTAGCAGCGTTTGCATGGCATCTAAGTTCTCCCTTTGATCATCTACGCAAAGTACCTGCAATCCAGTGAAAGTTGTGTTTTTAGGCTTGGCTGTCGTACTTATTGAAGAGCCAGGTTGAGCTTTTGGCAGCGTAAAGGTAAAGCAGCTACCTTTTTGGAGTGACGAGGATACGGTTATATCGCTACCCAACTGCTGGCTTAATCTACGAACAACGCCTAGCCCTAGACCAATACCGTGCTCTGCACTTTGATTAATGCGATAGAAATCACTAAAGATGTTATCTTTTTTATCTTCCGAAATGCCGATACCCGTGTCGTAAACACGAAAAGAAACGACTGACCCTACGGGTTTTATAACCAATACAACTTTGCCGCTTTGGGTGTATTTCACTGCATTTGACAGCAGGTTTTGCATAATTCGATATAAGTAAGTCTTGTCGGCCATTACCCAAAGTGGTTTAATCCATACCCGCAGTGAAAGGCCTTTTTCCCGTGCCCGCATTCTTATATCGTCAATAAGCGGGCTGAGAAGAGCCTGCACATCCACGGGCTCAATGTCTGGTTTCATTTCACCTTGGTCAAGGCGTGAAATATCTAAAAGCGTACCGATAAGGGCTTCACTTGAGGTCACGGAGTGATGCAGCTTTTGAATGATTTCATGCACACCATTCGATAGTTCTTGTTCCTCTAGTGCCGAGATATATAACTTGGCGGCATTAAGAGGCTGAAGTACATCATGGCTGGCAAGTGCCAGGAAGCGAGTTTTACTGGCATTCGCATCTTCAGCCGCCTTTCTAGCCCGTATAAGTTCAGTTTCTGCACCAGAGCGCCGCTCTATTTCAAGGCGTAGCTCGGCGTTAATAGTATGCACCTCTTCGGTTCGCCGCTTAATTCTGGCTTCTAAGTCGATGTTTGATTCTTCAAGGGCTTGTTGAATCTCAATATGATCGGTGATGTCATTAAAACTGGTTACAAAGCCTCCGCCAGGTAGGGGATTGCCTACCATTTCTATTACGCGGCCATCTTTTCGCTGCCGTTTAAATCGGTGCGGGGTACCAGAGCGTAAGTGTTCTAGGCGCTTTTCTACTTCCGCTTCTACGTCCAGTTTGCCAAATTCTCCTTGTGAAGCATTGAAGCGGATAAGTTTCTCTATGGGTATGCCTACAGCAAGAAAATCTTCAGGGTAGGTGTATAGCGCTGCGTATCGCTTATTCCAAGCCACTAAATTTAAATGTTTATCAACTACGCTAATGCCTTGATCCATGTTCTCCAGCGAGGTCAAAAGCGCAGTCATATTAAATTGCATAGCTTGCGTGGTGTCATCGAAAAAGTTGATCACTTCCGTGAAGTCCATTTTCTTGCCACGCAGTGCGCTGTCTAATAACACTTTGGCGCTGGATGCACCTATAACACCGCCTAGCGCACGCTCACAAAACGCAAGAAAGTCTTCATCGGGAGAAGCTTGGTGGTTCAGCGTGCAACTATTGTGATGCTGATATTGCTCAATAAGCTGTTCGCATCGACCTGTACCCATGAAGGTTGATAGTAGCGTAGTGAGGTCAGATACCGTCACATTGCTATTAGGACCTTTAATCACACTGTTTTTAACCACAGCAGGAGACACAAAGGCCTCGGCTTGAATTCTGTCGATGAGCCGGTGCGGGGCGAACCAAGAGAAAATAATATACATCACGGTATTAGCGCCAAGGCTTATCATCGCGCCTTGGCTGATAAGTTCGTTGTTGGCAAATTGCGAGGTTTGTTTTCCTACGAGCGGAAATACCAACCACAGTACCCAAAGTATTATTCCCACTAACAAGCCTGCGTAAACACCATGGGCATGGGCACGTTTCCAATATAATCCACCGAGGATCGCCGGCATCAACTGGATGACTAATGAAAACGCAATAAGCCCAATTGAGTGTAGCGAGCGGCTACTGGTCATTTGTTGATGATATAAAAATGCCATAAGTAAAATGAAAGCAATAACAACGCGTCGGATAAGGCGTATTTGCGCCGAGAAATCTTTCTTCTCAGAAGGATTCCCTCGAAATGCTAAATAACGAGGCAAAATAACGTCATTGGTTAACATGGTACTTAGGGTTAAGGTTGCCACAATAATCATTGCGGTAGCGGCCGATAACCCGCCTACAAATACAATAACCTGTAGTAAAGCTGAGCCGGAGAACATGGCAAGGGAGAGTACGTAGGAGTCTGGTTCAACGTTGGCACCAGCAAAAATAGCTTTACCCGCAATAGCAATAATAGGAATAACCGCAGAAATAATCGCAAGATAAAGTGGGAACAACCAACGGGCCGTTTTTAAGTGCGAAAGGCTTAGGTTATCAATGACCGCCACATGAAATTGGCGAGGCAGACATACAATGGCAGCCGCGGCCATGATCGTTTGAGCGATAAAGTTGAACGAGCTAAATTGAGAGAGTGCGGCTGTATTCACAAAGGATTCTAGAAAAGGGCCTGTCTCGGTTTGTCGCCAAGCGCTGTAGCCCACAAAGGCAACTAAGACTAATGCCAGTAATTTAATCGTAGATTCAAAGGCGATAGCGAGCATTAACCCTCGGCGATACTCGGTTACATCGGCATGCTTAGTGCCAAAATAAATCGCAAATGCGGCAATAAAGGTGGTGGCAGCAATCACGATAAAATTACTATTGGGCTGTTGGGTTAATAGCTGAAAAGTGGAGCCAATCGCTTTTAATTGCAACGCAATATAGGGAATGGTGGCCAGCAGGGCGATAACGGTCACTAACAGCGCTACGGTTTGGCGCTTACCATAACGAGACGCGATAAAGTCGGAAATTGTGGTGATATGTTGCTTTTTGCTCACTAAGGTCATTTTATAAATAAATCGATAGCCAAGCGCATAGACCAAGATGGGCCCCAACATAATAGGTAGGTAAATCCATGTGTCGCGACTAGCCTGACCGACCATGCCGAAAAATGTCCACGCCGTGCAATATATGGCGAGTGCCAGCGAGTAGATGGCTGGATGCGAGGTTAACGCGCGTGCTCGAGGCGAGTTCTTATCGCCCCAACTCGCCAAAGAAAAAAGCAAAAATAGATACAATACCGCAAGCGTAACCCAACCAAACGTCATGAGTTTCCTTTAACTTAAAGTTAACAAGTCTGTGTGCATTATAATCATTTCAACCATGGTCTACCTACGACCATGGTCTCATTTTGAATTTGAATAGTGAGGTCTAGAGTATACATCGTGCTCCTAAGTGCTTGACTTTTGCCGCTCTGAGGCCTGTTCGGTCTAAATGAAAAAGCTTGGCAATAATGTTAGCAAAGCTGGGCGTTAGGAAAATGTAAAAATAAAACAATTGATTAACCTGACATGAGGACGGAACAATGGCATTTAGAAATGATGACGACAAAAAAGCATATTGGAAGGAGAACTTGTCTCTCCTTGCTAAGCTTTTAATCGTTTGGTTTGCGGTGTCGTTTGGCGCCGGCATTTTGTTTGTCGATGTGCTAGACAATATCCACTTTTTTGGATTTAAACTGGGTTTCTGGTTTGCGCAACAAGGTTCCATTTATGTATTCGTCGCTCTAATTTTTGTATATATGTCAAAGATGAAGGCGATGGATAAACGTTATGGCGTAAACGAGGAGTAATACCATGGACGTTCAACTACTAACATTTATTATTGTAGGCGCAACATTTGCGCTATATATCGCCATAGCTGTATGGGCTAGAGCGGGTTCTACTAACGACTTCTACGTTGCTGGTGGCGGTGTGCCTCCCGTGCTAAACGGTATGGCTACCGCTGCAGACTGGATGTCGGCAGCATCATTTATTTCAATGGCCGGCCTTATTTCCTTTATGGGATACGACGGCGCGGTTTACCTAATGGGGTGGACTGGAGGCTATGTATTACTTGCCTTGTGTCTAGCACCCTACCTACGTAAATTCGGTAAATTTACTGTACCGGATTTTATTGGCGACCGCTACTACTCCCAAACCGCGAGAACCGTTGCAGTTTTCTGTGCGATCTTTGTTTGCTTTACCTATGTGGCGGGGCAAATGCGAGGAGTTGGCGTAGTATTTAGTCGTTTCTTAGAAGTCGATATTGTTACGGGTGTGGTTATTGGCATGGTTATCGTGTTTTTCTACACGGTACTAGGTGGAATGAAAGGTATTACCTATACCCAAGTTGCGCAGTTTTGCGTAATGATTTTTGCGTATATCGTACCTGCGGTATTTATCTCTATCATGGTAACTGGCCACATTCTTCCACAAACGGGGT
The nucleotide sequence above comes from Alteromonas naphthalenivorans. Encoded proteins:
- a CDS encoding DUF4212 domain-containing protein; amino-acid sequence: MAFRNDDDKKAYWKENLSLLAKLLIVWFAVSFGAGILFVDVLDNIHFFGFKLGFWFAQQGSIYVFVALIFVYMSKMKAMDKRYGVNEE
- a CDS encoding PAS domain-containing hybrid sensor histidine kinase/response regulator, producing MTFGWVTLAVLYLFLLFSLASWGDKNSPRARALTSHPAIYSLALAIYCTAWTFFGMVGQASRDTWIYLPIMLGPILVYALGYRFIYKMTLVSKKQHITTISDFIASRYGKRQTVALLVTVIALLATIPYIALQLKAIGSTFQLLTQQPNSNFIVIAATTFIAAFAIYFGTKHADVTEYRRGLMLAIAFESTIKLLALVLVAFVGYSAWRQTETGPFLESFVNTAALSQFSSFNFIAQTIMAAAAIVCLPRQFHVAVIDNLSLSHLKTARWLFPLYLAIISAVIPIIAIAGKAIFAGANVEPDSYVLSLAMFSGSALLQVIVFVGGLSAATAMIIVATLTLSTMLTNDVILPRYLAFRGNPSEKKDFSAQIRLIRRVVIAFILLMAFLYHQQMTSSRSLHSIGLIAFSLVIQLMPAILGGLYWKRAHAHGVYAGLLVGIILWVLWLVFPLVGKQTSQFANNELISQGAMISLGANTVMYIIFSWFAPHRLIDRIQAEAFVSPAVVKNSVIKGPNSNVTVSDLTTLLSTFMGTGRCEQLIEQYQHHNSCTLNHQASPDEDFLAFCERALGGVIGASSAKVLLDSALRGKKMDFTEVINFFDDTTQAMQFNMTALLTSLENMDQGISVVDKHLNLVAWNKRYAALYTYPEDFLAVGIPIEKLIRFNASQGEFGKLDVEAEVEKRLEHLRSGTPHRFKRQRKDGRVIEMVGNPLPGGGFVTSFNDITDHIEIQQALEESNIDLEARIKRRTEEVHTINAELRLEIERRSGAETELIRARKAAEDANASKTRFLALASHDVLQPLNAAKLYISALEEQELSNGVHEIIQKLHHSVTSSEALIGTLLDISRLDQGEMKPDIEPVDVQALLSPLIDDIRMRAREKGLSLRVWIKPLWVMADKTYLYRIMQNLLSNAVKYTQSGKVVLVIKPVGSVVSFRVYDTGIGISEDKKDNIFSDFYRINQSAEHGIGLGLGVVRRLSQQLGSDITVSSSLQKGSCFTFTLPKAQPGSSISTTAKPKNTTFTGLQVLCVDDQRENLDAMQTLLARWGVKVMLAGSWDEALALIEQTSPQILLMDYQLSHDETQNGLALIDKIRYQLDAILPAALITATPDEDLVVKCKDQGVNYLSKPLKPAKLRALLQSMTRHIRESHYTDSD
- the rimK gene encoding 30S ribosomal protein S6--L-glutamate ligase, with the protein product MRIAILSRNSRLYSTSRLVEAGRARGHEVDVIDTMHCYMDITSSRPSVRYKGKRLPYYDAVIPRIGASVTFYGTSVVRQFEMMGTYSVNESVAISRSRDKLRSLQLLSRKGIGMPRTGFAHHPDKIEDVIKTVGGAPVVIKLLEGTQGIGVVLADTHKAAESIIEAFMGLNASILVQEFIKEAGGSDIRCFVVGGKVVAAMKRQAAPGEFRSNLHRGGQASLVRLSPAERKTAVDAAKTMGLNCCGVDILRSNNGPVVMEVNSSPGLEGIEKATNKDVAGMIIEFIEKSAEPHKTKTRGKG
- a CDS encoding mechanosensitive ion channel domain-containing protein — encoded protein: MVQWWQEVVVWLTSYQSNLIWSGLVLLFYLAASRKILPKLETNIEKTKLKSTSAIKGLFAARVIVATVSLALLLLAWGIDFSGLLVLSTSIITVTGVALFASWSLISNITAYFILLTNVAYRRGNFIRILDGDNFIEGYIADLGPFSTRLVTSERETLMYPNNLILTRPVLINPKSAWGTMGKVTPTTAATKTEEQSDKPTKKSRVKSAPQI
- a CDS encoding succinylglutamate desuccinylase/aspartoacylase family protein; protein product: MDNLVIGGQSIAPGESVKIELEMPPLYTATNMSIPVYVTRGKRPGPTMFVSAAIHGDELNGIEIVGRLIRSRAIERLRGTLIAVPMVNVYGVLNQSRYLPDRRDLNRSFPGSKKGSLAGRLANLFLKEIVQKCDVGIDLHTGAIHRSNLPQIRADLDDPEVLEMAKAFGVPVLLNAELREGSLRETASESGVKILLYEAGQALRYDEFSIRAGLRGIINTMRHLGMLNKSRSKGHSIERFIARQSGWIRATESGFVTHLAQLGDHVNKGDKLATIADPFGGYLASIESPAEGVVVGKQNIPLTQEGEAVYHIAYFSQPDTVAEHVELLQDNLLPGETEYT